One Halarcobacter ebronensis genomic window carries:
- the serA gene encoding phosphoglycerate dehydrogenase: MSKHTIVVCDHIHEDGLNILKNTEDVNYVYAADIDKVKLLDIIKDADVAITRSSTDVDEKFLEAGKNLKAIIRAGVGYDNVDMEGCSKRGIIAMNVPTANTIAAVELTMAHMLSCMRKFPYAHNQLKNDRIWKREDWYGNELFGKKLGIIGFGNIGHRVGLRAKSFEMDVVTYDPYIPSTKATDLGIKYTTNFQDILACDIITIHTPKNKETIDMIGEEEIAKMKDGVILINCARGGLYNEDALYNNLKSGKIAMAGIDVFKKEPATDNKLLDLPNLTVTAHLGANTKESQKKIAIQAAENAIESARGVSYPNALNLPIDETKIPSFVKPYIELTQKIAFLSAQLDKSPIRSISVCAQGEIKEYLEPLVTFATVGALSVSAGSDVNYVNANFLAQEKGITFDTCEVTHKSGYSNKVTVKITTEKRVNTISGTVFDDNVQRVVGLDGFDFDIEPKGKMILMRNNDVPGVIGTVGKLLGDRNINISDFRLARGKNNDALAIILVDESINNKILEEISNIEAAIAVSYAEI, from the coding sequence ATGAGTAAACACACCATTGTTGTTTGTGACCATATTCATGAAGATGGATTAAATATATTAAAAAATACTGAAGATGTAAATTATGTATATGCAGCAGATATAGATAAAGTTAAATTACTTGATATAATCAAAGATGCAGATGTTGCAATTACAAGATCTTCAACAGACGTAGATGAGAAATTTTTAGAAGCAGGAAAAAATTTAAAAGCAATTATCAGAGCTGGTGTTGGTTATGATAATGTTGATATGGAAGGTTGTAGCAAAAGAGGAATCATTGCTATGAACGTTCCTACTGCAAATACTATTGCTGCAGTTGAATTAACTATGGCACATATGTTATCTTGTATGAGAAAATTTCCATACGCACACAATCAACTTAAAAATGATAGAATCTGGAAAAGAGAAGATTGGTATGGAAATGAACTTTTTGGGAAAAAACTAGGTATTATCGGTTTTGGTAATATTGGACATAGAGTTGGACTTAGAGCAAAAAGTTTTGAGATGGATGTTGTAACGTATGACCCATATATTCCATCAACAAAAGCTACAGATTTAGGAATAAAATATACAACAAATTTCCAAGATATATTAGCATGTGACATTATCACTATTCATACACCAAAAAATAAAGAAACAATCGATATGATTGGTGAAGAAGAGATTGCTAAAATGAAAGATGGTGTTATCCTTATTAACTGTGCAAGAGGTGGTTTATATAATGAAGATGCCCTATATAACAACCTTAAATCAGGTAAAATCGCAATGGCTGGAATTGATGTATTTAAAAAAGAACCAGCAACAGATAACAAACTTTTAGACCTTCCAAATCTAACTGTAACAGCTCACTTAGGAGCTAATACAAAAGAGTCTCAAAAGAAAATAGCAATACAAGCAGCAGAAAATGCAATTGAATCAGCAAGAGGAGTCTCATATCCAAATGCACTTAACTTACCAATAGATGAAACAAAAATTCCTTCTTTTGTAAAACCATATATTGAATTAACACAAAAAATTGCTTTCCTTTCAGCACAATTAGATAAATCTCCAATTAGATCTATCTCTGTTTGCGCTCAAGGTGAAATAAAAGAGTATTTAGAGCCATTAGTGACATTTGCAACAGTTGGAGCACTAAGTGTATCTGCTGGAAGTGATGTTAACTATGTAAATGCAAACTTTTTAGCACAAGAGAAAGGTATCACATTTGATACTTGCGAAGTTACTCATAAAAGTGGCTACAGCAATAAAGTAACTGTTAAAATAACAACAGAAAAAAGAGTAAATACAATCTCTGGAACAGTATTTGATGATAATGTGCAAAGAGTTGTAGGACTTGATGGATTTGATTTTGACATTGAACCTAAAGGTAAAATGATCTTAATGAGAAACAACGATGTACCAGGTGTAATTGGAACTGTTGGAAAACTATTAGGAGATAGAAATATAAATATCTCTGACTTTAGACTAGCACGTGGCAAAAATAATGATGCTCTTGCTATT
- a CDS encoding 30S ribosomal protein S1 translates to MGIEDIELGEDFDFAQMLEESFENAENNSVVDGVIVEITDDSVLVDVGQKIEGKLNISEITINGEVQFKAGDTIPVMLMGNKGERPSISYKKVLQKEKFDAFVKEHGEDVEDVTIEAKIVSVKNKGGFILEDDTGLEYFMPMAQSYLKTQGAIGKKVKAKVLKVNTAQNSIIVSRKKLIEESKLQKDSKVNEILEKNEPITGIVKKITSYGMFIDLGGIDGLVNYNEISYKGPVNPANYYSEGDEVSVIVLSYDKAKQHLSLSIKAALPNPWEEIKDELEVGDTITVTVSNFESYGAFVDLGNDIEGLLHISEISWNKNLKNPKDVLTLGEEINVEVIELDVAKKRLRVSLKNLQEKPFTKFLKEHKVGDVLKGKIATLTDFGAFVTLGEVDGLLHNEEAAWESNAKCKSLYKKGDEVEVKIIKVDKEKENISLSVKEIADSPAKSFQNEHKMGDIVKGPVKDKKDFGIFIKLDDNLDGLIRNEDFGPLNADEVNIGDELEAVVINIDTKKNRVRLSIKRLEQQQEREVLKAVNDDSSMTLGDLLKDQIK, encoded by the coding sequence ATGGGTATCGAAGATATAGAATTAGGTGAAGACTTTGATTTCGCGCAAATGTTAGAAGAGTCTTTTGAGAATGCTGAGAATAACTCTGTAGTTGATGGTGTAATTGTTGAAATTACTGATGATAGTGTACTTGTAGATGTAGGTCAAAAAATCGAAGGTAAACTGAATATCTCTGAAATAACAATAAATGGAGAGGTTCAATTTAAAGCTGGAGATACTATTCCTGTTATGTTAATGGGGAATAAAGGTGAAAGACCATCTATCTCATACAAAAAAGTTCTTCAAAAAGAAAAATTTGATGCTTTTGTAAAAGAGCATGGTGAAGATGTAGAAGATGTAACTATCGAAGCTAAAATTGTATCTGTAAAAAATAAAGGTGGTTTTATTTTAGAGGATGATACAGGATTAGAATATTTCATGCCTATGGCTCAATCTTACTTAAAAACACAAGGTGCTATTGGTAAAAAAGTTAAAGCAAAAGTTTTAAAAGTAAACACTGCACAAAACTCAATTATAGTTTCTAGAAAAAAACTTATTGAAGAATCAAAACTTCAAAAAGATTCAAAAGTAAATGAAATTTTAGAAAAAAATGAACCAATCACTGGTATCGTTAAAAAAATCACTTCTTATGGAATGTTTATTGATTTAGGTGGAATTGATGGACTTGTTAATTACAATGAAATATCTTATAAAGGTCCAGTTAATCCTGCAAATTATTATAGTGAAGGTGATGAAGTATCTGTTATTGTTTTATCTTATGACAAAGCAAAACAACACTTGTCTCTATCAATTAAAGCTGCTCTTCCAAACCCTTGGGAAGAGATTAAAGATGAATTAGAAGTTGGTGATACAATCACTGTAACTGTATCTAACTTTGAATCTTATGGTGCATTTGTTGATTTAGGAAATGATATTGAGGGACTATTACATATCTCTGAAATCTCTTGGAATAAAAATTTAAAAAATCCAAAAGATGTTTTAACTTTGGGTGAAGAGATTAATGTTGAAGTAATTGAGCTTGATGTTGCTAAAAAAAGATTAAGAGTATCTCTTAAAAATTTACAAGAGAAACCTTTTACAAAATTCCTAAAAGAGCATAAAGTTGGTGATGTATTAAAAGGTAAAATTGCTACATTAACTGATTTTGGAGCATTCGTTACACTTGGAGAAGTTGATGGATTACTTCACAATGAAGAGGCTGCTTGGGAATCTAATGCAAAATGTAAATCACTTTATAAAAAAGGTGACGAAGTAGAAGTAAAAATCATCAAAGTTGATAAAGAAAAAGAAAATATTTCATTGTCAGTTAAAGAGATTGCTGACTCTCCTGCAAAAAGCTTCCAAAATGAACATAAAATGGGAGATATTGTAAAAGGACCTGTTAAAGATAAAAAAGATTTTGGAATTTTTATTAAATTAGATGACAATTTAGATGGTCTAATTAGAAATGAAGATTTTGGTCCTTTAAATGCTGATGAAGTAAATATTGGTGATGAGTTAGAAGCAGTAGTAATCAACATTGATACTAAAAAAAATAGAGTTAGATTATCTATTAAAAGATTAGAGCAACAACAAGAGAGAGAAGTTCTAAAAGCAGTTAATGATGACAGTTCAATGACTTTAGGTGATCTATTAAAAGACCAAATTAAATAG
- a CDS encoding 4-hydroxy-3-methylbut-2-enyl diphosphate reductase — protein sequence MRVKLASSYGFCFGVKRAIKIAEGYHNSSTMGPLIHNQNEIDRLKNDYNVGLYNSLSDVKPKDTVIIRTHGIPKNDLKELRQKDAKVINATCPFVTTPQQIVKKMSEENYSILIFGDENHPEVQGVKSYGKDTDDVHVVLCKDDLEKINFKYDKIATVAQTTRKKEIYLEIVNALILKNKEVRVFNTICDATFENQDAARELSKEVDVMIVIGGKNSSNTKQLHSICLENCEDSFLIENIEELDISWLKNKTLCGITAGASTPDWIIQQVVTKIENV from the coding sequence ATGAGAGTAAAACTAGCTTCAAGTTATGGTTTCTGCTTTGGTGTAAAAAGAGCAATAAAAATAGCTGAAGGGTATCATAATTCTTCAACTATGGGACCACTTATTCACAATCAAAATGAGATTGATAGATTAAAAAATGATTATAATGTAGGTTTATACAACAGCTTAAGTGATGTAAAACCTAAAGATACTGTAATAATTAGAACCCATGGTATTCCAAAAAATGATTTAAAAGAGTTAAGACAAAAAGATGCAAAAGTTATAAATGCGACTTGCCCTTTCGTTACAACTCCTCAACAAATAGTAAAAAAAATGTCTGAAGAGAACTACTCAATTCTTATATTTGGAGATGAAAATCATCCAGAAGTTCAAGGTGTAAAATCGTATGGCAAAGATACAGATGATGTTCATGTTGTTTTATGTAAAGATGACCTTGAAAAAATAAATTTCAAATATGACAAAATTGCAACAGTTGCACAAACTACAAGAAAAAAAGAGATCTACTTAGAGATAGTTAATGCACTAATTTTGAAAAACAAAGAAGTTAGAGTATTTAATACAATATGTGATGCGACTTTTGAGAATCAAGATGCAGCAAGAGAACTCTCAAAAGAGGTTGATGTAATGATTGTAATTGGAGGTAAAAACTCATCAAATACGAAACAACTTCATTCAATCTGTCTTGAGAATTGTGAAGACTCTTTTTTAATTGAAAATATTGAAGAGTTAGATATTTCTTGGCTAAAAAATAAAACTCTTTGCGGTATAACGGCGGGTGCATCGACTCCTGATTGGATTATCCAACAAGTTGTTACAAAAATTGAAAATGTGTAA
- the aroA gene encoding 3-phosphoshikimate 1-carboxyvinyltransferase has protein sequence MENFSIKKLSKAFDIEIDSIASDKSISHRCAMFSIFSNETSIIRNFLTAEDTLNSLAIVEQLGAKIKRDGSYVEITPTSNLTEPSDVLDCGNSGTAMRLFCGLLASVDGSFVLSGDKYLRNRPMKRVADPLRSIGANIDGRENGNKAPLFIRGVKELKPFTYHSPVDSAQVKSAMILAALRATGVSKYKENELTRDHTERMLKGMGAKIETDNEGFINIYPLQGHLKPLNITVPTDPSSAFFFALAAAITPNSRVLIKNVTLNPTRIGAYEILKRMGVEINYIQKENIYEPIGDIEVKHKELNGVVVEDNISWLIDELPALSIAMSLAKGKSLVKNAAELRVKESDRIKSVVTNLEKCGVSYTEFEDGYEIIGGSLNKACINSHGDHRIAMSFSIAGLVCDMDIEDVDCILTSFPNFKEILDSLRD, from the coding sequence ATGGAAAACTTTAGCATAAAAAAATTGTCTAAGGCTTTTGATATTGAAATTGACTCAATTGCAAGTGATAAATCAATTTCACATAGATGTGCAATGTTTTCTATTTTTTCTAATGAAACCTCTATTATTAGAAACTTTTTAACAGCTGAAGATACTCTAAACTCTTTAGCTATTGTAGAACAATTAGGAGCAAAAATAAAAAGAGATGGCTCTTATGTTGAGATAACTCCAACTAGTAATTTAACAGAACCAAGTGATGTTTTAGATTGTGGGAACTCTGGAACTGCAATGAGACTTTTTTGTGGTCTTTTGGCTTCTGTTGATGGAAGTTTTGTTTTAAGTGGAGATAAATATCTAAGAAATAGACCTATGAAAAGAGTTGCTGATCCATTAAGAAGTATTGGAGCTAATATTGATGGTAGAGAAAATGGTAACAAAGCTCCACTTTTCATACGTGGGGTTAAAGAGTTAAAACCCTTTACTTATCATTCACCAGTTGATTCTGCACAAGTAAAATCAGCTATGATTCTTGCAGCTCTTAGAGCTACAGGTGTATCAAAATATAAAGAGAATGAACTCACCCGTGATCATACAGAAAGAATGTTAAAAGGTATGGGAGCAAAAATAGAGACAGATAATGAAGGTTTTATAAATATTTATCCTCTACAAGGTCATCTAAAACCACTTAATATTACAGTTCCAACAGATCCAAGCTCTGCTTTCTTTTTTGCTCTTGCCGCTGCAATTACTCCAAATAGTAGAGTTTTAATAAAAAATGTAACTTTAAATCCAACAAGAATTGGAGCCTATGAAATTTTAAAAAGAATGGGTGTAGAGATTAACTATATTCAAAAAGAGAATATTTATGAACCAATTGGTGATATTGAAGTAAAACACAAAGAGTTAAATGGTGTTGTTGTTGAAGATAATATCTCTTGGCTTATTGATGAACTTCCTGCACTATCAATTGCTATGAGTTTAGCAAAAGGGAAATCTTTAGTTAAAAATGCCGCTGAACTTAGAGTTAAAGAATCTGATAGAATAAAATCAGTAGTAACAAACTTAGAAAAGTGTGGGGTTTCTTATACTGAATTTGAAGATGGTTATGAAATTATTGGAGGAAGCTTAAATAAAGCATGCATTAACTCACATGGAGATCATAGAATTGCAATGAGTTTTTCTATTGCAGGATTGGTTTGCGATATGGATATAGAAGATGTTGATTGTATCTTAACCTCTTTTCCAAATTTTAAAGAGATACTAGACTCACTTAGAGATTAA
- the pheT gene encoding phenylalanine--tRNA ligase subunit beta: protein MIVTRNWLQEYVNISDISTDEICKTLNSIGLEVDSLNVHRIPSKVVVGKVLEKEKHPDADKLNICQVDLGNEVVQIVCGAKNVDAGQFVPVAVVGCDLGNDFKIKKAKLRGVESNGMICSSTEIGLPKLNDGILELDESIGKLTLGKELKDYPLMNDDIIEIDLTANRGDCLSIHGVARELAAFYNLRLIEQDFTVEPNDLGIGQILEVESSNNIDSKYIYKATDMKDFKMPVLYKLRIGILEKFKECDIRDIITYVSHSTGVILNAYARNDFKTNKSDIAVLEIKKDKQGFDVVSGKDKLSTMCIEHGEINIDKRGEYIIEASYMDPELLSKKVFETKRKTGEIYYRSSRGSEPYLEFGIDSFCCLASRAGAKLYNGNESFNDYNEKHTLDVNIDKINSIIGQNIEKATIEKILSSLGFTVKDVAKEVLSLQIPLYRHDIKNIADVTEEIVRIIGIDNIKAKPLAIDEVNRINQTSLNLIKRNRLRFKAIENGFYETITYVFSDKEKLKKYSIPTVKTSLDILNPIVKELDTFRTTISLNLIEACANNMKLGFRSAAFFEIGKIFDNNRAEKSVISFVFSGQKESESVSNAGKPQNIEFFDFAKKILNTIGKFDLAPLKKVPNDLVHPYQNGAVLVDGKEIGFISKLHPSVAADYDLSDTFIAEIEFDAIKNDLTKVQSYSKFQSSRKDLSIVVPKTMDYKKIKDVISSIEDENIKQFNLIDIYSDEKLGNNESLTIRFILQNNQKTLEEEDISSTMGKILDSLKEKLNLTLRD, encoded by the coding sequence ATGATAGTTACTAGAAATTGGTTACAAGAGTATGTTAATATATCAGATATTTCAACTGATGAGATTTGTAAAACATTAAACTCAATTGGACTTGAAGTTGATAGTTTAAATGTACATAGAATACCTTCAAAAGTTGTTGTTGGTAAGGTTTTAGAAAAAGAGAAACATCCAGATGCAGACAAACTTAACATTTGTCAAGTAGATTTGGGGAATGAAGTTGTTCAAATTGTATGTGGTGCAAAAAATGTAGATGCAGGTCAATTTGTACCCGTTGCTGTTGTTGGATGTGATTTAGGAAATGATTTTAAAATCAAAAAAGCTAAGTTAAGAGGAGTAGAATCAAATGGTATGATTTGCTCTTCAACAGAGATTGGACTTCCAAAACTAAATGATGGTATTTTAGAGTTAGATGAATCAATTGGTAAATTAACTCTTGGAAAAGAGTTAAAGGATTACCCTTTAATGAATGATGATATCATTGAGATAGACTTGACTGCAAATAGAGGAGACTGTCTTAGTATTCATGGTGTTGCTAGAGAACTTGCTGCATTTTATAATTTAAGACTTATTGAACAAGATTTCACAGTTGAGCCAAATGATTTAGGTATTGGACAGATATTAGAAGTAGAAAGTTCTAATAATATAGATAGCAAATATATCTATAAAGCAACTGATATGAAAGATTTTAAAATGCCTGTATTATACAAACTAAGAATAGGTATTTTAGAAAAATTCAAAGAGTGTGATATAAGAGATATTATTACCTATGTTAGCCATTCAACGGGTGTAATTCTTAATGCCTATGCAAGAAATGATTTTAAAACAAATAAATCTGATATTGCTGTTTTAGAGATAAAAAAAGATAAACAAGGTTTTGATGTAGTTTCAGGGAAAGATAAACTAAGCACTATGTGTATTGAGCATGGGGAGATAAATATTGATAAAAGAGGTGAATATATAATTGAAGCAAGTTATATGGACCCAGAACTTTTATCAAAAAAAGTTTTTGAAACAAAAAGAAAAACTGGAGAGATTTATTATAGATCTTCTAGGGGGAGTGAACCTTATTTAGAGTTCGGAATTGATTCATTTTGTTGTTTGGCTTCAAGAGCAGGAGCTAAACTATATAATGGAAATGAATCATTTAATGATTATAATGAAAAACATACACTTGATGTAAATATTGATAAAATCAACTCTATTATTGGTCAAAATATAGAAAAAGCGACTATTGAAAAAATATTAAGTTCTTTGGGATTTACAGTAAAAGATGTTGCTAAAGAGGTTTTATCTCTACAAATTCCACTATATAGACATGATATAAAAAATATAGCAGATGTAACGGAAGAGATTGTAAGAATTATTGGAATTGATAATATAAAAGCAAAACCCCTTGCAATTGATGAAGTAAATAGAATAAATCAAACTTCTCTTAATTTGATAAAAAGAAATAGATTAAGATTTAAAGCTATTGAAAATGGATTTTATGAAACAATTACTTATGTATTTTCAGATAAAGAGAAGTTGAAAAAATACTCTATACCTACAGTAAAAACTTCACTTGATATCTTAAATCCTATTGTAAAAGAGCTTGATACATTTAGAACAACAATCTCTTTAAATTTAATTGAAGCCTGTGCAAATAATATGAAACTTGGTTTTAGATCTGCTGCATTCTTTGAAATAGGAAAAATTTTTGATAATAATAGAGCTGAAAAAAGTGTTATCTCTTTTGTTTTTAGTGGACAAAAAGAGAGTGAATCAGTTTCAAATGCAGGAAAACCTCAAAATATTGAGTTCTTTGATTTTGCAAAAAAGATTTTAAATACAATAGGTAAATTTGATTTAGCTCCATTAAAAAAAGTTCCAAATGATTTAGTTCATCCATACCAAAATGGTGCTGTTTTAGTAGATGGAAAAGAGATTGGATTTATCTCAAAGCTACATCCAAGCGTTGCAGCTGATTATGACTTAAGTGATACTTTTATAGCTGAGATTGAATTTGATGCAATTAAAAATGATTTGACAAAAGTTCAAAGCTACTCTAAATTTCAATCATCAAGAAAAGATTTAAGTATAGTTGTTCCAAAAACAATGGATTATAAGAAAATCAAAGATGTAATAAGTTCAATTGAAGATGAAAACATTAAACAATTTAACTTAATAGATATCTATAGTGATGAAAAACTTGGAAATAATGAGAGTTTAACAATTAGATTTATTTTACAAAACAATCAAAAAACTCTTGAAGAAGAAGATATTAGCTCAACAATGGGTAAAATATTAGACTCTTTAAAAGAGAAATTAAACCTTACATTAAGAGACTAA
- the pheS gene encoding phenylalanine--tRNA ligase subunit alpha: MTQWLEKINSANSLESLETLRVETLGKKGVLTLEFAKMKDIPGPDKKAFAENLNRQKAEITEALEAKKIILEKVALEAKLKEEKIDVTKFNNELSTGSVHPVSFTMDRIVQYFQNLNFAVEEGPLVEDDFHNFEALNLPKYHPARDMQDTFYNKDYTLLRTHTSPVQIRTMLSQKTPIRMIAPGTVFRRDFDLTHTPMFHQIEALVVDEADKISFANLKHVLVEFLHHMFGEVDVRFRPSFFPFTEPSAEVDISCVFCKGKGCRVCSQTGWLEVLGCGVVDQNVFDSVGYKNKSGYAFGLGVERFAMLIHNIGDLRSLFESDLRLLGQFK, encoded by the coding sequence GTGACACAATGGCTAGAAAAAATAAATAGTGCGAACTCTTTAGAAAGTTTAGAGACTTTAAGGGTTGAAACGTTAGGGAAAAAAGGTGTTCTTACACTAGAATTTGCAAAAATGAAGGATATTCCAGGTCCAGATAAAAAAGCTTTTGCAGAGAATTTAAACAGACAAAAAGCTGAAATTACTGAGGCTTTAGAAGCAAAAAAAATCATTTTAGAGAAAGTGGCTTTAGAAGCAAAACTAAAAGAAGAAAAAATTGATGTAACAAAGTTTAACAATGAACTTTCAACTGGTTCAGTTCACCCTGTTTCATTTACAATGGATAGAATTGTACAATATTTTCAAAATCTAAATTTTGCGGTTGAAGAGGGACCATTAGTAGAAGATGATTTCCATAACTTTGAAGCATTAAACCTTCCAAAATATCATCCAGCAAGAGATATGCAAGATACATTTTATAACAAAGATTATACTCTATTAAGAACGCATACATCTCCTGTACAAATTAGAACTATGTTAAGCCAAAAAACACCTATTAGAATGATAGCTCCAGGAACTGTATTTAGAAGAGATTTCGATTTAACGCATACACCAATGTTTCACCAAATTGAAGCTTTGGTTGTTGATGAAGCAGATAAAATCTCATTTGCAAATCTAAAACACGTTTTAGTTGAATTCTTACACCATATGTTTGGTGAAGTTGATGTTAGATTTAGACCATCATTCTTCCCATTTACAGAACCTAGTGCAGAGGTTGATATCTCATGTGTTTTCTGTAAAGGAAAAGGTTGTAGAGTATGTTCTCAAACAGGTTGGTTAGAAGTATTAGGTTGTGGTGTTGTTGATCAAAACGTATTTGATTCAGTTGGATATAAAAACAAATCAGGATACGCTTTTGGTTTGGGAGTTGAAAGATTTGCAATGTTAATACACAATATTGGAGATTTAAGATCTCTATTTGAAAGCGATTTAAGATTATTAGGACAGTTTAAATGA
- a CDS encoding histidine triad nucleotide-binding protein, with translation MCIFCKIVKGEIPNQTVLEDENFLAFNDINPARKIHVLVIPKQHYDSFDVIPPKVMASMTEFIHKVVSKLEIKESGYRMITNIGSDGGQEVPHLHFHILGGEPVGRLVR, from the coding sequence ATGTGTATCTTTTGTAAGATTGTAAAGGGTGAGATTCCAAATCAAACTGTTTTAGAGGATGAAAATTTTCTAGCATTTAATGACATAAACCCTGCAAGAAAAATCCATGTGCTTGTAATTCCAAAGCAACATTATGACTCTTTTGATGTTATACCACCAAAAGTAATGGCTTCAATGACTGAGTTTATACATAAAGTTGTATCAAAACTTGAGATAAAAGAGAGTGGATATAGAATGATTACAAATATTGGAAGTGATGGAGGGCAAGAAGTTCCTCATCTGCATTTTCATATTTTAGGTGGTGAACCTGTAGGTAGGTTAGTTAGATAA
- the accA gene encoding acetyl-CoA carboxylase carboxyl transferase subunit alpha, protein MATYLDFEDKIKKIEEDIIIAKTKSDDYAIDILEKKLEKEVEKTFKNLNDYQKLQLARHPDRPYALDYVRGLMTNYYEIHGDRHYNDDNAIVCFLGYIGKEKVMLIGEQKGRGTKNKLKRNFGMPNPEGYRKALRAAKMADKFGIPILMLVDTPGAYPGLGAEERNQSEAIAKNLYEFSDLTTPTISVVIGEGGSGGALAISVADKLAMMRYSVYAVISPEGCSAILWNDPAKVETAANALKITAEALKDLELVDDVINEPLIGAHRKKEEAIKALGDYFLNTLAELKKLTPEQRLQMKYEKLMSLGKFQED, encoded by the coding sequence TTGGCAACATATTTAGATTTTGAAGATAAAATCAAAAAAATAGAAGAAGATATAATCATTGCTAAAACCAAGTCAGATGATTATGCAATTGATATATTAGAAAAAAAACTAGAAAAAGAGGTTGAGAAAACATTTAAAAATTTAAATGATTATCAAAAACTTCAACTAGCACGTCATCCAGACAGACCTTATGCATTAGATTATGTAAGAGGCCTAATGACAAACTATTATGAGATTCATGGTGATAGACATTACAATGATGACAATGCAATAGTTTGTTTTCTTGGCTATATTGGCAAAGAAAAAGTTATGCTTATTGGTGAGCAAAAGGGTCGAGGAACAAAAAACAAACTAAAAAGAAATTTTGGTATGCCAAATCCAGAAGGTTATAGAAAAGCATTAAGAGCTGCTAAAATGGCCGATAAATTTGGTATTCCAATTTTGATGTTAGTTGACACCCCGGGTGCATACCCAGGACTTGGAGCTGAAGAGAGAAATCAAAGTGAAGCAATTGCAAAAAACTTATATGAGTTCTCTGATTTAACTACACCAACAATCTCTGTTGTAATTGGAGAGGGTGGTTCAGGAGGAGCATTAGCTATTTCAGTTGCTGATAAATTGGCAATGATGAGATACTCTGTTTATGCTGTTATTTCACCTGAAGGATGTAGTGCTATTTTATGGAATGATCCTGCAAAAGTTGAGACAGCTGCAAATGCACTTAAAATTACTGCTGAAGCTCTAAAAGATTTAGAACTAGTTGATGATGTAATTAACGAACCTTTAATTGGTGCTCATAGAAAAAAAGAGGAAGCTATTAAAGCTTTAGGTGATTATTTTTTAAATACTCTAGCTGAGTTAAAAAAATTAACACCAGAACAAAGACTTCAAATGAAGTATGAAAAACTTATGAGTTTAGGGAAATTCCAAGAGGATTAA